One Streptomyces sp. CNQ-509 DNA window includes the following coding sequences:
- a CDS encoding SDR family NAD(P)-dependent oxidoreductase — MPTAVVTGASSGIGAATARQLAAAGHHVVLTARRKDRIDALAEELTAAGHAATPYALDVTDRAAVDAFAASLESCDVLVNNAGGALGTEQVEAGDPADWRAMYEVNVIGTLNLTQALLPALVASGDGTVVIVTSTAGHAVYEGGGGYVAAKFAEHSIAATLRLELNGRPVRVIEIAPGMTRTEGFAVTRMRGDAEKAAAVYAGVKEPLTSEDVADTITWAVTRPAHVNVDLLVVRPRAQAANYKVHREP, encoded by the coding sequence ATGCCTACCGCAGTCGTCACCGGCGCGAGCAGCGGCATCGGCGCGGCCACGGCCCGCCAGCTCGCCGCCGCCGGTCACCATGTCGTCCTCACCGCCCGCCGCAAGGACCGTATCGACGCGCTCGCCGAAGAGCTGACCGCCGCCGGGCACGCGGCCACCCCGTACGCGCTGGACGTCACCGACCGCGCCGCCGTGGACGCCTTCGCCGCCTCCCTCGAAAGCTGCGACGTGCTCGTCAACAACGCCGGCGGCGCGCTGGGCACCGAGCAGGTCGAGGCCGGCGACCCCGCCGACTGGCGGGCGATGTACGAGGTGAACGTCATCGGCACGCTCAACCTCACCCAGGCGCTGCTGCCCGCCCTCGTCGCCTCCGGCGACGGCACGGTGGTCATCGTCACCTCCACCGCGGGCCACGCCGTGTACGAGGGCGGCGGGGGCTACGTCGCCGCGAAGTTCGCCGAGCACAGCATCGCCGCCACCCTCAGGCTGGAGCTGAACGGCCGCCCCGTCCGGGTCATCGAGATCGCCCCCGGCATGACCCGCACCGAGGGCTTCGCGGTGACGCGGATGCGCGGCGACGCGGAGAAGGCCGCCGCCGTCTACGCGGGCGTGAAGGAGCCGCTGACGTCCGAGGACGTCGCGGACACCATCACCTGGGCCGTGACCCGCCCGGCGCACGTGAACGTCGACCTCCTCGTCGTACGCCCCCGGGCGCAGGCCGCGAACTACAAGGTCCACCGCGAGCCGTAA